In the Takifugu flavidus isolate HTHZ2018 chromosome 11, ASM371156v2, whole genome shotgun sequence genome, one interval contains:
- the oit3 gene encoding LOW QUALITY PROTEIN: oncoprotein-induced transcript 3 protein (The sequence of the model RefSeq protein was modified relative to this genomic sequence to represent the inferred CDS: inserted 5 bases in 4 codons; deleted 1 base in 1 codon; substituted 1 base at 1 genomic stop codon), producing the protein MAAEAEKNEENTRRLKYSEPTDGEDDKKDNDDEVDFMDMPQVCKELQREPTGTLTPIDTYREEESRSLDPCCAYSLNKPWRNTNHHVHQSSRVPLCDSHWSERWYRSTSMAGDAMAAFSISENHCGAHAPIWLSGSHPRTHEGIVTLPVCTSFSDNCCQWTVSVDTKACSGGRFVHRLLRPPVCFHAHCGPEGEICNEVDCTGLRGTQSDCXCGPGTVLGPYFFTAIAGCHVNNGGRSXRPDSYQCNCSRVQELGEDKHTCQDVLHHLVQVTDEKIGDTNLVTGLQGNNPGSNGDLLVRTSNLVFPVTXEVPREHQVSAEGQASMRSTDLELPVHSEGXLFRTADSSERYRTPSQLRLPDPLCVGVEPKERVDGLPAEVRSCFTTPGLKAGQALKYYLIKWYSSKDQLLKHHQEAVFKVIGKDTWCSVFVGCAADRRCALPYRGHVHREAXEPGGRQLSLSGGPIFILPEL; encoded by the exons ATGGCTGCCGAGGCCGAGAAGAATGAGGAGAATACCAGGAGATTGAAATACTCGGAACCGACGGATGGTGAGGATGACAAAAAGGACAATGACGATGAAGTGGACTTTATGGATATGCCTCAAGTCTGCAAGGAACTCCAGAGGGAGCCAACAGGAACTCTCACACCTATAGACACCtatagagaggaggagagcagg TCCCTGGACCCCTGCTGTGCCTACAGTCTGAACAAGCCTTGGAGGAACACGAACCATCACGTCCACCAGTCATCAAGGGTGCCTCTCTGTGACAGCCACTGGTCCGAGCGATGGTACCGCTCCACCAGCATGGCTGGA GACGCCATGGCCGCATTCAGCATCTCTGAGAATCACTGTGGTGCCCACGCTCCAATCTGGCTGAGCGGCAGCCACCCTCGGACCCATGAAGGCATCGTCACCCTGCCTGTCTGCACCAGCTTCAGTGACAACTGCTGTCAGTGGACTGTCAGTGTGGACACGAAGGCCTGCTCTGGAGGACGCTTTGTCCACCGCTTGCTTAGACCCCCAGTCTGCTTCCATGCTCATTGTGGACCTGAGGGAGAA ATCTGCAATGAGGTGGACTGCACAGGTCTCAGGGGCACCCAGTCTGATTGTTAGTGTGGACCCGGGACTGTCCTGGGACCA TATTTCTTCACAG CGATCGCAGGTTGTCATGTCAACAATGGAGGTCGCT GCCGACCGGACTCCTATCAGTGTAACTGTTCCAGAGTGCAGGAGCTGGGAGAAGATAAACACACATGCCAGGAtgtgttgca TCACCTTGTTCAGGTGACAGATGAGAAAATCGGGGACACCAACCTGGTGACAGGCCTTCAGGGGAACAACCCAGGCAGCAATGGCGACCTGTTAGTCCGCACCAGCAACTTAGTGTTCCCGGTCA TGGAGGTCCCCAGAGAACACCAAGTGTCGGCTGAAGGCCAGGCAAGCATGCGGAGCACGGATCTGGAGCTGCCAGTCCACAGCGAGG GTCTTTTCAGAACTGCTGATTCCTCGGAGCGGTACCGCACGCCGTCTCAGCTCCGCCTGCCCGACCCCCTGTGCGTCGGTGTAGAACCAAAGGAGAGAGTGGACGGCCTCCCTGCGGAGGTCAGGAGCTGCTTCACCACACCAGGACTTAAAGCTGGCCAGGCCCTCAAGTATTACCTCATTAAATGG TATTCATCAAAGGACCAGCTTTTGAAGCACCACCAGGAAGCTGTGTTCAAGGTCATCGGCAAGGACACCTGG TGTTCCGTCTTTGTTGGGTGTGCAGCAGACCGCCGCTGCGCTCTGCCATATCGAGGACACGTCCACAGGGAGGC CGAACCGGGGGGACGGCAGCTGTCACTGAGTGGAGGCCCCATCTTCATCCTGCCTGAGCTGTGA
- the pla2g12b gene encoding group XIIB secretory phospholipase A2-like protein, with protein sequence MLLRTVLLLLLCMSVGMCATLVSYQTVQMEQAVPVVDIAAASEDASAPEAALDPELGSDPPADTHGVDNSTAGEAGEDLPAADGAGTDEDRPSGDASMLQAVTAEAAASKQPSPVTEGNGIGPGQTKSPSRPLAEDESGWSLGSIRKRFQAVHGYFDSLVELAGGQNGVCQYRCRHGELPQPRPGYQSSEPDGCGSSIMGFQLDLGIPAMTQCCNELDVCYGTCGTNKNDCDSEFRLCLGSICKDINKSLGFASEVKACSSAADALHNTVGTLGCRSYMNSQRAACVCSEEEREEL encoded by the exons ATGTTGCTTCGGACtgttctcctgctccttctctgcATGTCTGTGGGGATGTGTGCAACTTTAGTCAGCTACCAAACTGTACAAATGGAACAGGCTGTCCCTGTTGTTGACATCGCAGCTGCCTCCGAAGACGCCTCTGCACCAGAAGCAGCTCTGGACCCAGAACTCGGTAGCGACCCACCCGCTGACACCCACGGTGTGGATAACTCCACAGCAGGGGAAGCTGGAGAGGATCTCCCTGCGGCAGATGGTGCAGGGACAGACGAGGACAGACCTTCTGGAGATGCATCTATGCTGCAGGCTGTgactgctgaagctgcagcttcaaAACAACCATCTCCTGTGACGGAGGGGAACGGCATCGGACCGGGCCAGACAAAGTCTCCCAGCAGACCCCTGGCAGAGGATGAGAGTGGATGGAGCCTCGGTTCAATTAGGAAACGTTTCCAGGCTGTCCATGGATACTTTGACTCGCTGGTGGAGCTGGCAGGGGGGCAGAACGGTGTGTGTCAGTACCGCTGCAGACACG GAGAGCTTCCTCAGCCCCGGCCTGGCTACCAGTCCTCAGAGCCAGATGGCTGCGGCTCCTCCATCATGGGATTCCAG CTGGACCTGGGGATCCCTGCCATGACACAGTGCTGCAACGAGCTGGACGTGTGCTACGGAACCTGCGGGACAAACAAGAACGACTGTGACTCAGAGTTCCGCCTGTGCCTCGGCAGCATCTGCAAAGACATCAATAAGAGTTTGGGCTTTgcttcagaggtcaaag CGTGTTCCTCAGCGGCTGATGCGCTCCACAACACAGTGGGGACCCTCGGCTGCAGGTCCTACATGAACAGCCAGAGGGCAGCATGTGTCTGCAgcgaagaagagagagaggaactgTGA